From Heptranchias perlo isolate sHepPer1 chromosome 8, sHepPer1.hap1, whole genome shotgun sequence, a single genomic window includes:
- the cox20 gene encoding cytochrome c oxidase assembly protein COX20, mitochondrial has translation MSSESDAEKTKSFKLLGILDVQNIPCARDSVLYGSAGAVIAGLGHFLATSRVKRSFDFGVGSFLLTTLGTWMFCRYQNAKLRIQHRMVQEGVKNKVMFEGTKMDPTRKPDRSNEDNQGDN, from the exons ATGTCGAGCGAGAGTGACGCGGAGAAGACGAAG TCATTCAAGCTCCTGGGAATCTTGGATGTAcagaacattccctgtgctcgaGACTCTGTACTGTATGGATCAGCTGGCGCTGTTATAGCTGGGCTTGGCCATTTCCTGGCAACAA GCAGAGTAAAGCGATCTTTTGACTTTGGTGTAGGGAGCTTCCTACTTACAACTCTGGGAACATG GATGTTCTGCAGGTACCAGAACGCAAAACTGAGAATCCAACACCGAATGGTGCAGGAAGGTGTTAAAAACAAGGTCATGTTCGAAGGGACCAAAATGGATCCAACCAGAAAACCGGATAGAAGCAACGAAGACAACCAAGGAGACAACTGA